GGCGAGCGCCGAGTTGACCGCCTCGACTGCTTCGGTGGCGGACTGGCCGGTCGCGGCGACGGCGGCAGCACGTGCCCCCTCAGCGGCAGCCTGGGTGATCGCCTGGCGGACGCTGAACATGTACGAGTACGAGATGATCCCGAAGACGAAAGCCAGCAGGATCGGCACGACCAGCGCGAACTCGAGCACGGCTGCGCCGCCCTCATTCTTCTGCCGCTTCCACGCTTCCACGCGCGCACCACTGCAACCAGACATACGGCCCCTCCCAAGGCACCTTCACATCGGCAGTGGATTTCCCTCCCACGCCACTGATCAGGTTAGTGGCGCTCGTCACACCTGTCGGGCGAACGGCCGAACTGGCTAGACCTTGTCCGGGTCGATGTCCGCTTTCGCGAGCTCTTCGACGTTGACGTCCTTGAAGGTGAGCACCTTGACGTTCTTCGCGAAGCGCGCGGGGCGGTACATGTCCCACACCCAGGCATCGCTCATGGACACCTCGAAGAAGACATCGCCCTGCTCCGTGCGGGCCTTCACATCCACCTGGTTGCACAGGTAGAAGCGGCGGTCGGTCTCCACGACGTACTTGAAGATGGAGACCACGTCGCGGTACTCGCGATAGAGGTTGAGCTCCATCTCGGTCTCGTACTTCTCGAGATCCTCGGCACTCATCGCGTCTCCTCGGGCTGGGCTTCGCGGACATTCTGCACCGAGGCGTGTACGCCCCACCCCGCGGCCCGCCGGAACGCAGCAGGGTCGACGTCGGCACACCCGGGCAGCCGCCAGCTGAGGCGGTGGTGCCGGGTAGGGCCATGGGTGGCGAGCGCAGCCAGGTGCTCCGGCGCGCTGTAGCCCTTGTTCTCGGC
This genomic interval from Nocardioides cavernaquae contains the following:
- a CDS encoding TadE family protein produces the protein MEAWKRQKNEGGAAVLEFALVVPILLAFVFGIISYSYMFSVRQAITQAAAEGARAAAVAATGQSATEAVEAVNSALAGYDLTCGAEGLTCTPVTSSCGGESCMQVTVSYAYRDHTPIPNLLPDSAIPATLSFTSSAEVN
- a CDS encoding DUF2469 domain-containing protein, which produces MSAEDLEKYETEMELNLYREYRDVVSIFKYVVETDRRFYLCNQVDVKARTEQGDVFFEVSMSDAWVWDMYRPARFAKNVKVLTFKDVNVEELAKADIDPDKV